The Candidatus Zixiibacteriota bacterium genome includes a window with the following:
- a CDS encoding GNAT family protein — protein sequence MKLIPIKGNRIILRRLKRTDTTSLQHNANNANVSRFLPLLPHPYGMSDAITWINIAHRQARRDRGYHFGVTVDGIDEIVGVIGLNNINRNDNNAEVGYWLAEHLWGRGLGREMLGLMLGFSFEQLGLHRVYAIVQSMNLGSIKVLEACGMKREGCYREASRMDNGWHDVFIYGILEHEYRRR from the coding sequence GTGAAATTAATCCCAATCAAGGGCAACCGCATTATCTTAAGGCGACTCAAACGCACTGATACGACATCCCTGCAACACAACGCCAACAACGCCAATGTCTCCCGCTTCTTACCCCTGTTGCCTCATCCATACGGAATGAGCGATGCGATCACGTGGATCAACATCGCTCACCGCCAGGCGCGTCGGGATCGTGGCTATCATTTCGGTGTTACCGTCGACGGCATCGATGAGATCGTCGGTGTTATCGGTCTCAACAATATCAACCGAAACGACAACAACGCCGAGGTAGGTTACTGGCTCGCCGAACATCTCTGGGGCCGGGGACTCGGTCGGGAAATGCTGGGACTCATGCTTGGTTTCTCCTTCGAACAACTGGGCTTACATCGTGTTTATGCCATCGTCCAGAGTATGAATCTCGGCTCGATCAAAGTTCTCGAGGCCTGCGGCATGAAACGTGAGGGCTGTTATCGTGAGGCCTCCCGCATGGACAATGGCTGGCACGATGTGTTCATCTACGGCATCCTCGAACACGAGTACCGTCGCCGATGA